The proteins below are encoded in one region of Amycolatopsis magusensis:
- a CDS encoding HNH endonuclease family protein, giving the protein MHRRTALATLGISALLVAGLPGIASAEPPNIPDAGTAQAQLGELTVAPDGSQDGYDREKFPHWSDQGDSCNTREVVLKRDGTGVETGTDCAATAGSWFSPYDDATWTAASDVDIDHVVPLAAAWRTGAASWTDAKREQYANDLDAPQLIAVTDNVNQEKGDKSPEDWKPPSTGYWCTYARMWVGVKHKWELTVNDAEKTALTDMLGSC; this is encoded by the coding sequence CTGCATCGCCGCACCGCACTGGCCACGCTCGGAATCTCCGCCCTGCTCGTCGCGGGCCTGCCGGGCATCGCGTCCGCCGAGCCGCCGAACATCCCGGACGCGGGCACCGCGCAGGCCCAGCTGGGCGAGCTGACCGTGGCCCCCGACGGGTCCCAGGACGGGTACGACCGCGAGAAGTTCCCGCACTGGAGCGACCAGGGCGACAGCTGCAACACCCGCGAAGTGGTGCTCAAGCGCGACGGCACCGGCGTGGAGACCGGCACCGACTGCGCGGCCACCGCCGGCAGCTGGTTCAGCCCGTACGACGACGCCACCTGGACGGCCGCGTCCGATGTGGACATCGACCACGTGGTGCCGCTGGCCGCCGCGTGGCGCACGGGTGCGGCGAGCTGGACCGACGCCAAGCGCGAGCAGTATGCCAACGACCTCGACGCGCCGCAGCTGATCGCCGTCACCGACAACGTCAACCAGGAGAAGGGCGACAAGTCGCCGGAGGACTGGAAGCCGCCGTCGACGGGCTACTGGTGCACCTACGCGCGCATGTGGGTCGGCGTGAAGCACAAGTGGGAGCTGACCGTCAACGACGCCGAGAAGACCGCGCTGACCGACATGCTCGGAAGCTGCTGA
- a CDS encoding TetR/AcrR family transcriptional regulator produces the protein MSRRVGRPRKLPVDEQRALILGAARKVFAESGLQAATVEQIASAAGLTRQAVYETYGGKKELFAEAVKATEELVHAKVGKPALDASEPKLRVWARANYAAMFAFVAEHPDALPLLMQAERAGDPAMNRVRARLATIYAEASRARWAAQGVESGRTDKALVAMYFAMTEALVGMSWDDPAPDPEALIDLLTEFTVGGVLRLQGHAPEIIAKLR, from the coding sequence ATGTCAAGGCGGGTGGGCAGGCCGCGGAAGCTCCCGGTCGACGAGCAGCGCGCGCTGATCCTGGGCGCGGCCAGGAAGGTGTTCGCCGAGAGCGGGCTCCAGGCGGCCACCGTCGAGCAGATCGCCAGTGCCGCCGGGCTGACCCGCCAGGCCGTCTACGAGACCTACGGCGGCAAGAAGGAACTCTTCGCCGAAGCGGTGAAGGCCACCGAGGAACTGGTGCACGCCAAGGTCGGCAAGCCCGCGCTGGACGCCTCCGAGCCGAAGCTGCGGGTGTGGGCGCGCGCGAACTACGCCGCGATGTTCGCCTTCGTCGCCGAGCACCCCGACGCGCTACCCCTGCTGATGCAGGCCGAGCGCGCCGGGGATCCGGCGATGAACCGTGTGCGGGCCCGGCTCGCGACGATCTACGCCGAGGCGAGCCGGGCCCGGTGGGCCGCGCAGGGGGTCGAGTCCGGGCGGACCGACAAGGCACTGGTGGCCATGTACTTCGCGATGACCGAAGCACTGGTCGGCATGAGCTGGGACGACCCGGCGCCCGACCCGGAGGCGCTGATCGACCTGCTCACCGAATTCACCGTCGGCGGCGTCCTGCGGTTGCAGGGCCACGCGCCGGAGATCATCGCGAAGTTGCGCTGA
- a CDS encoding lipase family protein has product MSALTFTGLVAFAAAPATAESFYDPPSPLPAGENGDIIKHEPADFFIDPVKLIRAPAKVQRIMYRSRDTHGDPIAVTGTVLTPHQAWTGGGERPIVSYAAGTQGVGDNCAPSRAMAAGMEYEGPFISGLLLRGYGVVVSDYEGLGTPGMHTYANRESQAHTVLDAIRAAQRLEAANLPDDGPVAIAGYSQGGGASAAAAELQPSYAPELKVKGAYAGAVPADLAAVAKNLDGAYAAGFLGYALLSMDAAYPELNIRGLLNDKGNRMLDQVATQCTIEAIAAHAFTKSTGLTKDGRPLSDYLDEEPYASRLAEQRIGDRKPAVPMLVVHSTLDDIVPYAQGREMARDWCGQGAKVQLSSSLVPTHVGGAVRAFPEMFLWLEGRFAGKPAPTNCGRF; this is encoded by the coding sequence CTGTCCGCCCTCACGTTCACGGGCCTCGTGGCGTTCGCCGCGGCACCGGCGACCGCGGAATCGTTCTACGATCCGCCGTCCCCGCTGCCGGCGGGTGAGAACGGCGACATCATCAAGCACGAACCGGCCGACTTCTTCATCGACCCGGTGAAGCTCATCCGGGCGCCGGCCAAGGTCCAGCGGATCATGTACCGCAGCCGCGACACGCACGGCGACCCGATCGCGGTCACCGGCACCGTGCTCACCCCGCACCAGGCGTGGACCGGCGGCGGCGAGCGGCCGATCGTCAGCTACGCGGCGGGCACCCAGGGCGTCGGCGACAACTGCGCGCCGTCCAGGGCGATGGCCGCGGGCATGGAGTACGAAGGCCCGTTCATCTCGGGGCTGCTGCTGCGCGGGTACGGCGTGGTGGTCAGCGACTACGAGGGCCTCGGCACGCCCGGCATGCACACCTACGCCAACCGCGAGTCGCAGGCGCATACCGTGCTCGACGCGATCCGCGCGGCGCAGCGGCTCGAAGCGGCGAACCTGCCCGACGACGGGCCGGTGGCGATCGCCGGGTACTCGCAGGGTGGCGGCGCTTCCGCGGCGGCCGCGGAGTTGCAGCCGTCCTACGCGCCGGAGTTGAAGGTCAAGGGCGCGTACGCGGGCGCCGTCCCGGCCGACCTGGCGGCTGTGGCGAAGAACCTCGACGGCGCCTACGCGGCGGGCTTCCTCGGATACGCCCTGCTCAGCATGGACGCGGCCTACCCGGAACTGAACATCCGCGGCCTGCTCAACGACAAGGGCAACAGGATGCTCGACCAGGTCGCGACGCAGTGCACCATCGAGGCGATCGCGGCGCACGCCTTCACCAAGTCGACCGGGCTGACCAAGGACGGCAGGCCGCTCTCGGACTACCTGGACGAGGAGCCGTACGCGTCGCGGCTGGCGGAGCAGCGCATCGGCGACCGGAAACCGGCCGTGCCGATGCTGGTGGTGCACAGCACGCTCGACGACATCGTGCCGTACGCGCAGGGCCGCGAGATGGCGCGCGACTGGTGCGGTCAGGGGGCGAAGGTGCAGCTCAGCAGCTCGCTCGTGCCCACCCACGTGGGCGGTGCCGTCCGGGCCTTCCCGGAGATGTTCCTGTGGCTGGAAGGCCGCTTCGCCGGAAAACCCGCCCCGACCAACTGCGGCCGCTTCTAG
- a CDS encoding DUF3151 domain-containing protein, which produces MTHNLLGPDPTELPERTAAQAALDAGTDPAEVAAEHPDFSEAWAALGEKALESGETVAAYAYARTGYHRGLDQLRRAGWKGFGPVPWAHRPNQGFLRALAVLGKAAQRIGETEEYERCRKFLTDSDPAAAEATGLA; this is translated from the coding sequence ATGACGCACAACCTGCTGGGTCCCGACCCGACCGAACTGCCCGAGCGCACGGCCGCGCAGGCCGCGCTCGACGCCGGAACCGATCCCGCCGAGGTCGCCGCCGAGCACCCGGACTTCAGCGAGGCGTGGGCCGCGCTCGGGGAGAAGGCGCTGGAGAGCGGCGAGACGGTCGCCGCGTACGCCTACGCGCGCACCGGCTACCACCGCGGCCTCGACCAGCTCCGCCGCGCGGGCTGGAAGGGCTTCGGCCCGGTGCCGTGGGCGCACCGGCCCAACCAGGGCTTCCTGCGCGCGCTGGCCGTGCTGGGCAAGGCGGCGCAGCGCATCGGGGAGACCGAGGAGTACGAGCGCTGCCGCAAGTTCCTCACCGACTCCGACCCGGCCGCCGCCGAAGCCACCGGCCTCGCCTGA